One region of Balearica regulorum gibbericeps isolate bBalReg1 unplaced genomic scaffold, bBalReg1.pri scaffold_51_arrow_ctg1, whole genome shotgun sequence genomic DNA includes:
- the LOC142599805 gene encoding olfactory receptor 14J1-like codes for MSNSSSITQFLLLAFADTRQLQLLHFWLFLGIYLAALLGNGLIITTIACDHHLHTPMYFFLLNLSVLDLGSISTTLPKSMANSLWDTRDISYAGCAAQLFFFAFFIVAEFSLLTVMAYDRYVAICHPLHYGTLLGSRACVHMAAAAWGSGFLTALLHTANTFSIPLCQGNAVGQFFCEIPQILKLSCSHSYLREVGFVVVSASLSFGCFVFIVVSYVQIFRAVLRIPSEQGRHKAFSTCLPHLAVVSLVISTAMFAYLKPPSISSPLLDLVVTVLYSVVPPAVNPLIYSMRNQELKDALKKVLQSVVFQH; via the coding sequence atgtccaacagcagctccatcacccagttcctcctcctggcctttgcagacacacggcagctgcagctcttgcacttctggctcttcctgggcatctacctggctgccctcctgggcaacggcctcatcatcaccaccatagCCTGCGaccaccacctccacacccccatgtacttcttcctcctcaacctctcTGTTCTGgacctgggctccatctccaccactCTTCCCAAATCCATGGCCAATTCCCTCTGGGACACCAGGGACATCTCCTATGCAggatgtgctgcacagctctttttctttgccttcttcaTTGTGgcagagttttctcttctcACCGTCATGGCCTACGACCGctacgttgccatctgccaccccctgcactacgggaccctcctgggcagcagagcttgtgtccacatggcagcagctgcctggggcagtgggtttctcactgctctgctgcacacggccaatacattttccatacccctctgccagggcaatgctgtgggacagttcttctgtgaaatcccccagatcctcaagctctcctgctcacacTCCTACCTCAGGGAAGTTGGCTTTGTTGTGGTTAGTGCCTCATTaagttttgggtgttttgtgttcattgtggtgtcctatgtgcagatcttcagggccgtgctgaggatcccctcggagcagggacggcacaaagccttttccacgtgcctccctcacctggccgtGGTCTCCCTGGTCATCAGCACTGCCATGTTTGCCTACCTGAagcccccctccatctcctccccgtTGCTGGACCTGGTGGTGACAGTTCTGTACTCggtggtgcctccagcagtgaaccccctcatctacagcatgaggaaccaggaACTCAAAGACGCCCTGAAGAAAGTTCTTCAATCAGTAGTCTTTCAGCATTAA
- the LOC142599806 gene encoding coiled-coil domain-containing protein 183-like — MAKQEVCGVLQLEVSQQRFHGQRELGCVRAQGRKAKLSQRAQELRTMVALQEQGRKVIAQCCEEELRQKRELLPRLREAVQEDVRALGSVQAVAHSKLPIAEACGAQRPMGMDLAGKTVEVALEKLCAEIYERRRTCDVLLYRLRQRSQTRDELQRWLQQLQDAERDEKRHQAQVQAIHQLENNIEKMLAKGHAAQKVTARYLAVRDALRKELAHLPPHLGLLCGMAELYPGELEDMELMASDALRAADVAKEDMAKMKTQLRAERERRHRSLAAREVHVDRLWLKEESERQPRAQAKSQLAVGFPSLHSQDPLVDAKLEATQSLMEREAWLTEKTEKAKAAAQRSCLWDIPGRLLAQQKSSVDLEQCVKEHERKKAALKETLKELELKQAELKFGQPRNTPSVVGSRMLEEDLRVRLQREEAQLEQAQTQAVRNEELLLHFENGMDNLLVRLHGIPVPDQDNSVKPRGVVEKLQDCEQKMWYLAQHVADLPCDSYSPDENNETFVHVRDFLEKATASDPQNLKISSDDMGSRVQDTSDFSDEDHGLVPTRQEIKHQGLLLLESRKKSSREK, encoded by the exons ATGGCCAAGCAGGAGGTGTGCGGcgtgctgcagctggaggtgtCACAGCAACGGTTCCACGGGCAACGGGAGCTGGGCTGCGTCCGTG CGCAGGGCCGGAAGGCAAAGCTCAGTCAGCGCGCCCAGGAGCTGCGCACCATGGTGGCCTTGCAAG AGCAAGGGAGGAAGGTTATCGCCCAGTGCTGTGAGGAAGAGCTCCGTCAGAAGAGAGAGCTGCTCCCGCGCCTGCGCGAGGCGGTGCAGGAGGACGTCCGTGCCCTGGGCAGCGTCCAGGCGGTAGCG CACAGCAAGTTGCCCATCGCTGAGGCTTGCGGAGCACAGAGGCCCATGGGCATGGATTTGGCCGGGAAGACGGTGGAG GTGGCCCTGGAGAAGCTCTGTGCCGAAATCTATGAGCGGAGGAGGACGTGCGACGTGCTGCTGTACCGGCTGAGGCAGCGGAGCCAGACCCGTGATGAGCTGCAGaggtggctgcagcagctgcaggatgcCGAGAGGGATGAGAAGCGGCACCAGGCACAGGTGCAG GCGATTCACCAGCTGGAGAACAACATCGAGAAGATGCTCGCAAAAGGCCACGCTGCACAGAAGGTGACCGCCCGGTACCTGGCGGTGCGGGATGCCCTGAGGAAG GAGCTGGCCCACCTGCCTCCGCACCTGGGCCTCCTGTGCGGGATGGCCGAGCTGTACCCTGGGGAGCTGGAAGACATGGAGCTCATGGCCTCGGATGCCCTCCGAGCTGCTGATGTAGCCAAG GAGGACATGGCCAAGATGAAAACCCAGCTCCGGGCAGAGAGAGAGCGCAGGCACCGCTCCCTGGCTGCCCGGGAGGTGCACGTGGACAGGCTCTGGCTGAAGGAAGAGAGCGAAAGGCAGCCGAGAGCG CAAGCCAAGTCCCAGCTCGCCGTGGGCTTCCCGAGCCTGCACTCGCAGGACCCGCTGGTGG ACGCCAAACTGGAGGCCACCCAATCCCTGATGGAGCGCGAGGCCTGGCTGACTGAGAAGACGGAGAAGGCCAAGGCTGCGGCACAGCGCTCCTGCCTCTGG GACATCCCCGGCAGGCTCCTGGCGCAGCAGAAGTCCTCAGTGGACCTGGAGCAGTGTGTCAAGGAGCACGAGAGGAAGAAGGCGGCGCTGAAGGAGACGCTGAAGGAGCTGGAGCTGAAGCAGGCTGAGCTGAAGTTTGGCCAGCCCCGCAACACACCCAG TGTGGTTGGCTCCAGGATGCTGGAGGAGGACCTGAGGGTGAGGCTGCAGCGGGAAGAGGCTCAGCTGGAGCAGGCGCAAACCCAGGCGGTGAGGAACGAGGAGCTCCTGCTCCACTTTGAAAACGGCATGGACAACCTCTTAGTCCGTCTGCACGGCATCCCTGTGCCTGACCAG GACAATTCTGTCAAGCCCCGGGGGGTGGTCGAGAAGCTCCAGGACTGTGAGCAGAAGATGTGGTACCTGGCGCAGCACGTGGCCGACTTGCCCTGCGACAGCTACAGCCCCGATGAGAACAACGAG ACTTTTGTGCACGTCAGGGATTTCCTGGAGAAAGCGACCGCCAGTGATCCACAGAACCTGAAGATCTCCTCGGATGACATGGGCAGCAGGGTCCAAG ACACCTCCGATTTCTCTGACGAAGACCATGGCCTTGTCCCCACACGGCAAGAAATCAAGCAtcaggggctgctcctgctggaaagcaggaagaaaagcagcagggagaagtAG